One genomic window of Bacillota bacterium includes the following:
- a CDS encoding Fe(3+) ABC transporter substrate-binding protein, which translates to MNQNLKVFAVISLLIVSMLVLSACGGVPEETTNGNDTSSADNGVVNLYSDRHYDTDEELFQLFTKETGVKVNVVKGKSDELIERLDREGKDTNADLLITADAGRLHRAKVKELLQPVTSEALANSIPANLRDPDKQWFGLTVRARVMVYDKDRIKPAELSTYEDLTSPKWQGKILVRSSNNIYNQSLLASFIAVNGEEQAKEWAAGMVDNMAREPKGNDRDQAKAVVAGEGDIAIMNTYYIGKMLNSSEPEEVKVAKKLGVFFPNQNTTGTHINVSGVGLTKHSKNKENAIKLMEFLAGETAQKQFVEANYEYPVNPNVEPSELLSSWGDFKTQDINLSLLGEYNRKAVEVFDQVGWK; encoded by the coding sequence ATGAATCAGAATTTAAAAGTGTTTGCAGTAATTTCATTACTAATTGTTTCCATGTTGGTACTATCAGCCTGCGGTGGTGTGCCGGAGGAAACTACCAATGGCAACGATACATCCTCTGCAGATAACGGCGTTGTTAACCTTTACAGCGACAGGCACTATGACACCGATGAAGAATTATTTCAATTATTTACCAAGGAAACCGGCGTAAAGGTAAATGTAGTGAAAGGTAAGTCTGATGAACTAATAGAAAGACTGGACCGGGAAGGAAAAGATACCAATGCAGACTTGCTAATCACCGCCGATGCCGGCAGATTGCACCGGGCCAAGGTAAAAGAACTGCTGCAACCAGTTACCAGTGAAGCTCTGGCTAACAGCATTCCGGCAAATCTGCGGGATCCGGATAAGCAATGGTTTGGTTTGACTGTGAGAGCTAGAGTGATGGTTTATGACAAAGATCGGATAAAGCCAGCTGAACTATCAACCTACGAAGATTTAACCAGCCCCAAATGGCAGGGCAAAATACTGGTAAGGTCAAGTAACAACATCTATAACCAATCGCTGCTGGCATCATTTATCGCTGTTAACGGTGAAGAGCAAGCCAAAGAGTGGGCAGCAGGTATGGTGGACAATATGGCCAGAGAACCAAAAGGTAATGATCGCGATCAAGCCAAGGCAGTGGTGGCAGGTGAAGGTGACATCGCCATAATGAATACCTATTACATCGGTAAAATGCTAAACTCCTCCGAACCTGAAGAAGTAAAAGTAGCTAAAAAATTGGGAGTGTTCTTCCCCAACCAGAATACCACCGGTACCCACATCAACGTCAGTGGGGTGGGGTTAACAAAACATTCTAAAAACAAGGAAAATGCCATTAAGCTAATGGAATTTTTGGCCGGTGAAACAGCGCAAAAACAATTTGTAGAGGCCAACTACGAATACCCTGTAAACCCCAATGTAGAGCCTTCGGAGCTGCTTTCATCATGGGGAGACTTTAAGACTCAGGACATTAATCTATCATTATTGGGAGAATACAACCGAAAAGCAGTAGAAGTCTTTGATCAAGTTGGATGGAAATAA